A single genomic interval of Alistipes provencensis harbors:
- a CDS encoding RagB/SusD family nutrient uptake outer membrane protein yields the protein MKKTIYSTALLALAFLTSCSKFLDVDSPSKFTAKYVFGDETEMFNAVIGIYAPMVGPYLYVGQMTQSLNPNTDVEFAAVTNPSTLNQANYNATPTTPAFNNIWSALYDGINRANDVIEGIEASSLYAQADKTKPSNVMHYWAEAHVLRAIYYLDLVRNWGDVPYRRISAGDKEALFIGATDRDIILSDMIEDLKKAEPLLRYASQSTLGCEGVSREFCQGLIARIALTRGGYSLRPDYANSSARGSMKRSDDWKDYYEIAEEYAGKVITEGRHILGRSFIGLWKDECNWIVPTGDDNIFDVPAKVGGAGEYGYYCGTTIVSIKDADGANTTSHPYGYTSGALKLCTSYMMTFDKKDLRRDVTCTMFRYEDNLTQTAMAGATTTCGKWNRFWMNSPLGKGSNKGSGINYPYMRYADILLMYAEAANEIHNGPTPEAKAALKEVRRRAFDTADHSEKVEAYVEALGDRESFFRAIVNERAWEFGGERHRAYDLARWNLYGQTIRDMYFDWQEMGYDARGITNSEIPITGRFSDYPARVYWKKVPSTEAPIVQKLEWAGYDTRLATAPAGFSTSNLFNTFVTATNEVYGPSTTIQYSFRGYINPSNALAVDPQNDPVRYLTPIPTNAIASHRGMLKNYYGY from the coding sequence ATGAAAAAAACTATATATAGCACCGCGCTTCTTGCCTTGGCCTTCCTGACCTCATGCAGCAAATTCCTTGACGTGGATTCTCCCTCCAAGTTCACCGCCAAATACGTCTTCGGCGACGAAACGGAGATGTTCAATGCAGTGATCGGCATTTACGCACCGATGGTCGGCCCGTACCTCTACGTCGGGCAGATGACGCAAAGCCTGAACCCCAACACAGACGTCGAGTTCGCAGCCGTCACCAACCCTTCGACACTCAACCAGGCAAATTACAACGCCACACCCACCACACCGGCCTTCAACAATATCTGGTCGGCCCTCTACGACGGCATCAACCGGGCCAACGATGTCATCGAAGGCATCGAGGCCAGCAGCCTGTACGCTCAGGCCGACAAGACCAAACCTTCGAATGTCATGCATTACTGGGCCGAAGCCCATGTTCTAAGGGCCATATACTACCTCGATTTGGTGCGTAATTGGGGTGACGTTCCTTATCGGCGAATCTCAGCCGGCGACAAGGAAGCGCTGTTCATCGGCGCTACCGACCGCGACATCATCCTCTCGGACATGATTGAAGACCTGAAAAAGGCCGAACCGTTGCTTCGCTACGCCTCGCAGTCAACACTCGGATGCGAAGGGGTCTCACGCGAATTCTGCCAAGGACTCATCGCTCGTATCGCCCTAACCCGAGGAGGATACAGTCTGCGCCCCGACTATGCCAATTCCTCTGCCCGAGGCTCTATGAAACGCAGCGACGACTGGAAGGATTACTATGAGATCGCCGAAGAGTATGCCGGAAAAGTCATCACCGAAGGCCGGCACATCCTCGGGCGAAGCTTCATCGGTCTTTGGAAGGACGAATGCAACTGGATCGTCCCAACCGGTGACGACAACATCTTCGACGTTCCAGCCAAAGTCGGCGGCGCCGGCGAATACGGCTATTACTGCGGCACTACCATCGTCAGTATCAAGGATGCCGATGGCGCCAACACCACCAGCCATCCCTACGGCTATACGAGCGGAGCCCTGAAACTCTGTACCTCCTACATGATGACCTTCGACAAAAAAGACCTTCGCCGCGACGTCACCTGCACGATGTTCCGCTACGAAGACAACCTCACGCAGACTGCCATGGCCGGAGCCACCACAACATGTGGCAAATGGAACCGGTTCTGGATGAACTCCCCGCTGGGCAAAGGTTCAAACAAAGGTTCTGGCATCAACTACCCCTACATGCGTTATGCGGACATTCTGCTGATGTATGCCGAGGCCGCCAACGAAATTCACAACGGTCCTACACCAGAGGCGAAAGCAGCCTTGAAAGAGGTCCGTCGGCGGGCATTTGACACCGCTGACCATTCGGAGAAGGTGGAAGCCTATGTCGAAGCACTGGGCGACCGGGAATCGTTCTTCCGGGCCATCGTCAACGAGCGAGCCTGGGAGTTCGGAGGCGAACGGCACCGGGCCTACGACCTGGCTCGCTGGAACCTCTACGGCCAAACTATCCGCGACATGTATTTCGACTGGCAAGAGATGGGCTACGACGCCCGGGGAATTACTAACAGCGAGATCCCTATCACGGGACGTTTCAGCGACTACCCCGCTCGGGTTTACTGGAAAAAGGTACCCTCTACCGAAGCGCCCATCGTCCAGAAACTCGAATGGGCCGGCTATGATACCCGTTTAGCTACGGCCCCGGCCGGGTTCAGCACCTCCAACCTATTCAATACATTCGTCACCGCCACAAACGAGGTTTACGGTCCTTCAACAACGATCCAATACTCGTTCAGAGGTTATATCAATCCATCGAACGCCTTGGCCGTCGATCCCCAAAACGATCCGGTTCGCTATCTGACACCCATCCCGACCAACGCCATCGCCAGCCACCGCGGCATGCTCAAAAACTATTACGGTTATTAA
- a CDS encoding DUF5123 domain-containing protein, with protein sequence MKKTLIYAALACTFVASLFTACSDEDDKGLSRLFMPEFLPNSYDIQGTSIKYMWRKTAYTTSYAIELSDHADFSQIVASGETRDANYTFTGLSYKTDYWARVKAVPANAATGESKWSVADKVTTLAREIPNLLYEVAGEDIEMKAVTVRWNTNMLEKFPVDRLILTRTDNGGTIHTIDLTPEQSLAGSIRIEELERNTSYSVTLYNMQAPEGNQHYNTRIFKTAGAPDGAVSVEQHDDLYAMILEAMSDNTSDAVTFYLTAGADYYMMDIENMERDPETSALKPIAGKVFASPKITKSITFVAEPGERPTLYIKTGKWDFPAAETTIDKIEINGVNIKEYISGDFPANKSSYFFNIAARSANLTIGELTIRNSDIDLPGSLWLANNANSGGAITRIGKFTIDGCVCTSSPTGAAFGLFQGSAAGSDIFNDVTITNSTFYGNPVLRGLFHRPTANVVTENGSIRIENCTFYYYASLSTSTPTRGSGFPLIDLQSFSRNLNVTVSRCLFANQIAGIVRLHASNNGAFVHESNYYTTDSAGNNGNGSVTQNLKGHIDNLMSTGLSSTELFTDPDNGDFTIMDKSSTVYTQKIGDPRWIK encoded by the coding sequence ATGAAAAAGACACTGATATACGCGGCACTCGCCTGCACTTTTGTTGCAAGCCTGTTCACCGCATGCAGCGACGAGGATGACAAGGGGCTTTCCCGCCTCTTCATGCCGGAGTTCCTGCCCAATTCCTATGACATTCAGGGAACCTCGATCAAATACATGTGGCGTAAAACTGCCTATACCACCTCTTACGCAATCGAACTAAGCGACCATGCGGACTTCTCCCAAATCGTTGCTTCCGGAGAGACCCGCGACGCGAACTACACGTTCACCGGACTCTCCTATAAAACGGATTACTGGGCACGCGTAAAAGCAGTCCCGGCAAACGCCGCGACGGGCGAATCGAAATGGTCGGTCGCCGACAAGGTAACCACTCTGGCACGTGAAATCCCCAACCTGCTCTACGAAGTAGCCGGCGAAGATATCGAGATGAAGGCCGTCACTGTCCGCTGGAATACGAATATGCTCGAAAAATTCCCCGTCGACCGGCTGATTCTCACCCGTACTGACAACGGAGGAACGATCCACACCATCGATCTCACGCCGGAACAAAGCCTCGCAGGCAGCATCCGCATCGAAGAACTCGAACGGAACACCTCCTATTCGGTGACGCTTTACAACATGCAGGCACCCGAAGGCAACCAGCACTACAACACCCGCATCTTCAAGACTGCCGGGGCCCCCGACGGTGCCGTTTCGGTCGAACAACATGACGACCTCTACGCCATGATTTTGGAAGCAATGTCGGACAACACCTCCGACGCCGTCACTTTCTACCTGACAGCTGGGGCCGACTATTATATGATGGATATCGAAAACATGGAACGGGACCCCGAAACTTCGGCCTTGAAACCGATAGCGGGCAAGGTTTTCGCCAGCCCGAAGATTACCAAAAGCATCACTTTCGTCGCCGAACCCGGCGAGCGTCCCACACTCTATATAAAAACCGGCAAATGGGATTTCCCGGCTGCCGAAACTACCATCGACAAGATCGAGATCAACGGCGTGAACATCAAGGAGTATATCTCCGGCGATTTTCCGGCCAACAAAAGCAGTTACTTTTTCAATATTGCGGCCCGCAGTGCTAACCTTACCATCGGTGAACTCACTATCCGTAACAGCGACATTGACCTACCGGGCAGTTTATGGCTGGCCAACAATGCCAACAGTGGCGGAGCCATCACCCGCATAGGAAAATTTACCATAGACGGATGTGTCTGCACCTCATCACCGACCGGTGCGGCCTTCGGTCTGTTCCAGGGTTCCGCGGCAGGGAGCGACATCTTCAACGACGTCACCATCACTAACTCCACCTTCTACGGCAATCCAGTTCTGCGCGGACTATTCCATCGCCCAACGGCAAACGTAGTCACCGAGAACGGTTCGATCCGGATCGAGAACTGCACTTTCTACTACTATGCCTCGCTGTCAACGAGTACCCCGACCAGAGGCAGTGGATTTCCGCTGATCGATCTACAGAGTTTTTCCCGAAACCTGAACGTGACCGTCAGCAGATGCCTTTTCGCCAACCAGATCGCGGGCATCGTGCGCCTGCACGCGAGCAACAACGGTGCGTTCGTCCACGAATCAAACTACTACACGACCGATTCGGCCGGGAACAACGGCAACGGCTCCGTCACCCAAAACCTGAAAGGCCATATCGACAACCTGATGTCCACAGGGCTCTCCTCCACGGAACTGTTCACCGATCCGGACAACGGTGATTTCACGATCATGGACAAAAGCTCCACGGTTTACACTCAAAAGATCGGCGATCCTCGCTGGATCAAATAA
- a CDS encoding glycoside hydrolase family 28 protein, with translation MRLAILFLLLPNLFLAGCRGNSPASAWETVYPQIEKRIHPPVFRRADYNILDFGAVPDRDTVLNHPAINRAIERCSTEGGGRVIIPAGVWHTGPITLKSGVDLHLDERAVLLFTSDLQHYPLAETRWEGVECYNYQPMIYARGQKNIAITGRGVIDGGATVNDWWSMNGSPRYGWKEGIVSQKIGRPVLFDWNERRVPVEERRLGDGYGMRTTLLNFYECENILVENVTLLRSPFWSFHPLLCRNVIVRGVHFENNGPNGDGCDPESCRDMLIEGCYFDTGDDCIAIKSGRNNDGRRWNVPSENIIIRNCIMRDGHGGVVIGSEISGGCRNLFVENCEMDSPQLQRVIRIKTSNCRGGVTENVYIRNVHAGTCVEAVLKINLVYEPGEQCAAKADPIVRNIFLENVTCEKSRYGVMVTALENSANVSDIHLTGCRFNGIERGNFLSGQARDIRFSDTFINGIQCTELP, from the coding sequence ATGAGACTAGCGATTCTGTTTTTACTGCTTCCGAACCTGTTCCTCGCAGGATGCCGCGGCAATTCCCCGGCATCCGCATGGGAAACGGTCTATCCGCAGATCGAAAAACGCATTCACCCCCCAGTTTTCCGCCGGGCCGATTACAACATCCTCGACTTCGGAGCCGTGCCCGACCGGGATACCGTACTCAACCACCCGGCGATTAACCGAGCAATCGAACGGTGCAGCACCGAAGGCGGCGGACGGGTGATCATCCCAGCCGGAGTCTGGCACACGGGACCCATTACGTTGAAAAGCGGTGTCGACCTGCATCTGGACGAACGGGCCGTACTGTTGTTCACCTCTGACCTGCAACACTATCCCCTGGCAGAAACCCGCTGGGAGGGCGTCGAGTGCTACAATTACCAACCGATGATCTATGCCCGCGGTCAGAAAAACATCGCCATCACGGGCCGCGGCGTGATCGACGGTGGTGCGACTGTCAACGACTGGTGGAGCATGAACGGCAGTCCTCGCTATGGTTGGAAGGAGGGAATCGTTTCCCAAAAGATCGGGCGTCCCGTGCTCTTCGACTGGAACGAACGCCGCGTTCCAGTCGAAGAACGGCGGCTGGGCGACGGCTACGGCATGCGGACCACACTGCTCAACTTCTATGAGTGCGAAAACATACTTGTCGAAAATGTCACGCTGTTGCGTTCTCCTTTCTGGAGTTTCCACCCGCTGCTCTGTCGCAATGTGATCGTGCGCGGCGTCCATTTCGAGAACAACGGCCCAAACGGCGACGGATGCGATCCCGAATCCTGTCGGGACATGCTGATCGAAGGGTGCTATTTCGACACGGGTGACGACTGCATCGCCATCAAATCCGGGCGTAACAACGACGGACGGCGGTGGAATGTTCCCAGCGAGAACATCATCATCCGAAACTGCATCATGCGGGACGGGCACGGCGGCGTAGTGATCGGCAGCGAGATATCAGGAGGATGTCGGAATCTCTTCGTGGAAAACTGCGAGATGGACAGTCCTCAGCTCCAACGAGTGATCCGCATCAAGACCAGCAACTGCCGCGGCGGCGTGACCGAAAACGTATATATTCGCAATGTCCACGCGGGAACATGCGTCGAGGCCGTCCTCAAAATCAATCTGGTGTACGAACCGGGCGAGCAATGCGCCGCGAAAGCCGACCCTATCGTAAGAAACATCTTTTTGGAGAACGTCACCTGCGAAAAAAGTCGTTACGGCGTAATGGTCACGGCTCTTGAAAACTCCGCAAACGTATCGGATATCCATCTGACGGGCTGTCGTTTCAACGGCATCGAACGAGGTAATTTTCTGAGTGGTCAGGCCCGGGACATCAGGTTCTCCGATACATTCATAAACGGTATACAATGTACAGAACTGCCATGA
- a CDS encoding glycoside hydrolase family 88/105 protein, translating into MKKYISSLSLYLLLGVTAHAGNPLPEKRPDGLHVGDRTIPWSEAMSRSEMTRSPQAWMIDFSRTPKWSYTMGLELGAILETGERYDIDSMKDYALSYADTIVGNTGRIATYRLTDYNLDQINSGKLLFRAYDRTGARKYRQALDTLWKQLQEQPRTAEGGFWHKKIYPHQMWLDGIYMASPFLAEYASRFVADPVPCYDDVVRQLSLAAAHTYDSATGLFRHAWDESRLQVWAASTTGQSSHTWGRALGWYSMALVDVLDFLPHTYPARDSVVRLVQRVARGIAAHQDPHSGLWYQVMECPNRPGNYLEATCSAMFCYSLYKAVRKGYLPHKYLEVANKGFAGIVGQLIRVDANGTISLEKCCAVAGLGGHGGRDGSFAYYIGEKVIDNDPKGVGPFIKAALEAELSGAPRKDNTPIDRRALVTRHDPVVTRIEPLNSLSVGNGRFAFTADATGLQTFPETYATGVPLGTQSEWGWHSFPNPEKYTHDETLADTTLFERTASYAIQSFTDRRKKGAAGWFRINPHRLHLGIVGLELLNPDGTKAIPEQLTDIRQQLHLWEGVLSSSFEWNGKRISVETCCSPSQDKIGASVSTSGTKGCVGINIRLPYPTGGHSDDACDWNSPEKHLSEVIELTQGRALLRHTLDTTTYYVEVIWTGNALFREKERHYFTLTPQGSTRSFSFTCSFLPAKPVRTDPESWNTICKASAHHWEAFWKSGAAIDFSACTDPRAAELERRVVLSQYLTAIQCTGLYPPAESGLTYNTWFGRPHLEMHWWHGVHFVLWNRPALLESTLEWYRTTAAPKARSIARRQHYDGIRWMKMTDPQAGEAPSDIGSFLIWQQPHFIYFAELMYRAAPTAATLDKYAEYVAATAEFMYSFASYNKLHNRYELRGIIPAQETAALRPAITYNPPFELAYWHYGLEVAQRWRERCGHPRDARWDKLLTKLSPLAAVNGLYVAAESHPDSFEDIRNTSDHMAALGALGVLPQCPLVDPGTMAATFDWVWKNWHWEKTWGWDFPMTAMTAARLGKRREAVDALLLDQPANTYLISGHNCRDQRLRVYLPGNGGLLTAVAMMCTGWNGAPEIPNPGFPQDGSWNVRWENLQTME; encoded by the coding sequence ATGAAAAAATACATCAGCTCGCTTTCGCTGTACCTCCTCCTCGGAGTGACAGCCCACGCCGGGAACCCACTTCCGGAGAAACGCCCCGACGGCCTCCATGTCGGAGACCGGACCATCCCTTGGTCGGAGGCTATGTCCCGTTCGGAAATGACAAGGAGTCCGCAGGCCTGGATGATCGACTTTTCGCGCACCCCCAAATGGAGTTATACAATGGGATTGGAACTGGGAGCCATTCTGGAAACGGGAGAACGCTACGACATCGACTCCATGAAGGACTATGCCCTCTCCTACGCAGACACGATCGTCGGCAACACAGGCAGAATCGCCACCTACCGGCTCACCGACTACAACCTCGACCAGATTAATTCGGGAAAGCTGCTCTTCCGGGCCTATGACCGGACAGGAGCACGAAAATACCGGCAGGCACTCGACACGCTTTGGAAACAGTTGCAGGAGCAGCCCCGAACTGCCGAAGGCGGATTCTGGCACAAGAAAATCTACCCACACCAGATGTGGCTTGACGGGATCTACATGGCCTCGCCCTTTCTGGCCGAATACGCCTCCCGCTTCGTTGCTGACCCAGTTCCCTGCTACGACGACGTCGTCCGGCAACTGTCGCTGGCGGCAGCACACACCTATGATTCCGCCACGGGGCTTTTCCGCCATGCATGGGACGAATCCCGCTTGCAGGTGTGGGCCGCTTCCACAACGGGACAATCCTCCCACACATGGGGCCGTGCCCTCGGATGGTACTCCATGGCTCTGGTCGACGTATTGGACTTCCTGCCCCACACCTACCCCGCCCGGGACTCCGTCGTCCGGCTCGTGCAGCGCGTCGCCCGCGGCATCGCCGCTCATCAGGACCCGCATTCCGGATTGTGGTATCAGGTCATGGAATGTCCGAACCGTCCGGGCAACTATCTGGAAGCGACATGCAGCGCCATGTTCTGCTACTCGCTTTACAAAGCTGTCCGAAAAGGCTACCTACCCCACAAATACCTCGAAGTCGCCAATAAGGGGTTCGCAGGCATCGTCGGACAATTGATCCGCGTCGACGCCAACGGCACGATATCGCTTGAAAAGTGTTGTGCCGTAGCCGGGCTGGGCGGACACGGAGGCCGCGACGGTTCATTCGCCTACTACATCGGAGAAAAGGTGATTGACAACGACCCCAAAGGAGTGGGACCATTCATCAAGGCCGCTCTCGAAGCGGAACTTTCCGGCGCCCCTCGGAAAGACAACACCCCGATAGACCGCCGGGCCCTCGTCACTCGCCATGATCCGGTTGTCACCCGCATCGAACCGCTCAATTCGCTTTCGGTGGGCAACGGACGGTTCGCCTTTACAGCCGACGCCACGGGTCTGCAAACCTTCCCGGAAACCTATGCTACCGGAGTACCGCTGGGTACCCAGTCGGAATGGGGATGGCACTCATTCCCTAACCCCGAAAAATACACCCACGACGAAACCTTGGCCGACACGACATTATTCGAACGCACGGCATCCTACGCCATCCAATCGTTCACCGACCGCCGCAAAAAAGGAGCCGCGGGATGGTTCCGCATCAATCCCCACCGACTGCATCTGGGAATCGTAGGGCTGGAACTGCTTAATCCCGACGGCACCAAAGCCATTCCGGAACAGCTCACCGACATCCGTCAGCAATTGCACCTTTGGGAGGGCGTATTGAGCAGCAGCTTCGAATGGAACGGCAAACGCATCTCGGTCGAAACCTGCTGTTCGCCTTCGCAGGACAAAATCGGAGCCAGCGTTTCCACCTCCGGAACGAAGGGATGTGTCGGCATCAATATCCGTCTTCCCTATCCCACGGGCGGTCATTCGGACGACGCCTGCGACTGGAACAGCCCGGAAAAGCACCTCTCCGAAGTCATCGAACTCACCCAAGGGCGAGCGTTGCTTCGCCACACACTGGATACGACGACCTATTATGTGGAGGTAATCTGGACCGGAAATGCGTTGTTCCGCGAAAAGGAGCGCCATTACTTCACACTGACACCGCAAGGCAGCACACGCAGTTTTTCATTCACCTGCTCGTTTCTACCTGCGAAACCGGTCCGTACCGATCCCGAATCATGGAATACGATATGTAAAGCCTCCGCACACCATTGGGAAGCATTCTGGAAAAGCGGCGCCGCCATCGATTTCTCTGCCTGCACCGATCCCCGGGCCGCAGAACTGGAACGCCGGGTCGTACTCTCACAATACCTCACGGCCATCCAATGCACCGGACTGTATCCCCCGGCGGAATCGGGGCTTACCTACAACACATGGTTCGGACGCCCGCATTTGGAGATGCATTGGTGGCACGGGGTTCATTTCGTCCTCTGGAATCGCCCAGCCCTACTGGAAAGCACACTCGAATGGTATCGGACAACGGCAGCTCCCAAAGCCCGCAGCATCGCCCGAAGACAACACTACGACGGTATCCGGTGGATGAAGATGACGGATCCACAAGCCGGGGAAGCTCCGTCAGACATCGGGTCGTTCCTGATCTGGCAGCAACCCCACTTCATTTATTTCGCCGAACTGATGTACCGGGCCGCCCCTACGGCCGCCACGTTAGATAAATATGCGGAATACGTCGCTGCCACGGCCGAATTCATGTACTCGTTCGCCAGCTACAACAAACTTCACAACCGTTACGAACTGCGCGGCATCATCCCGGCCCAGGAAACTGCAGCCCTGCGTCCCGCAATTACCTACAATCCTCCGTTCGAACTTGCTTACTGGCATTACGGTTTGGAAGTCGCCCAACGCTGGCGGGAGCGGTGCGGACACCCCCGGGATGCCCGCTGGGATAAGTTGCTGACCAAACTTTCGCCACTGGCAGCGGTCAACGGCCTCTATGTTGCGGCCGAAAGTCATCCGGACAGCTTCGAAGACATCCGCAACACATCCGACCACATGGCCGCACTCGGGGCGCTGGGTGTCCTGCCGCAATGCCCCCTAGTCGATCCCGGGACCATGGCCGCCACGTTCGACTGGGTATGGAAAAATTGGCACTGGGAAAAGACATGGGGATGGGATTTCCCGATGACGGCCATGACCGCCGCGAGGCTCGGCAAACGCCGCGAGGCAGTTGATGCGTTGTTGCTCGACCAGCCGGCCAACACCTATTTGATCAGCGGCCACAACTGCCGCGACCAACGGTTGCGGGTCTATCTGCCCGGCAACGGAGGGCTCCTCACAGCTGTTGCCATGATGTGTACGGGATGGAATGGTGCCCCGGAGATCCCGAACCCAGGCTTCCCGCAGGACGGAAGCTGGAACGTACGCTGGGAAAACCTCCAAACAATGGAATGA